One genomic window of Piliocolobus tephrosceles isolate RC106 chromosome 19, ASM277652v3, whole genome shotgun sequence includes the following:
- the SUMO3 gene encoding small ubiquitin-related modifier 3 has protein sequence MSEEKPKEGVKTENDHINLKVAGQDGSVVQFKIKRHTPLSKLMKAYCERQGLSMRQIRFRFDGQPINETDTPAQLEMEDEDTIDVFQQQTGGVPESSLAGRGF, from the exons ATGTCCGAGGAGAAGCCCAAG GAAGGCGTGAAGACAGAGAACGACCACATCAACCTGAAGGTAGCCGGGCAGGACGGCTCCGTGGTGCAGTTCAAGATCAAGAGGCACACGCCACTGAGCAAGCTGATGAAGGCGTACTGCGAGAGGCAG GGTTTGTCAATGAGACAGATTAGATTCAGGTTTGACGGGCAGCCAATTAATGAAACCGACACTCCAGCACAG CTGGAGATGGAGGACGAGGACACCATCGACGTGTTCCAGCAGCAGACAGGAGGTGTGCCGGAGAGCAGCCTGGCAGGGCGTGGTTTCTAG